The Polyangium mundeleinium genome contains the following window.
CGGCGGGCCGCGGGATCGCGCTCTTTCTGCTCGTTCGAATCCGTCTTGTCAGCCACTTGCTCTCCGCTTCTCAGCTTCGGCTCGGTCGCCCCGTTTTTCAACCCGGATCGTCTGCTTCAGTCGGGCAGGATCGCGACGACCGAGGTCGAATTGTGCCAGCCAGACTGCTGCCCGGGCGTGAGCGCGATCTCGCCGTACGTCTCCCAGCCGATCAGCGGTACGTCCTGACCAACGACCGAGCGGAACGCGGCGACCTGACGCTTGTATTGCTCGCCGAGGAAGATCCGACGGCAAATGCAGTCGAACACCAGGACCGCGCCCGGCCGGCCCCCCGCGAGGTTCGCGAGCGCGCTGCGCGCCGCGTGCTCCGCCGCGGACACGAGCTTCTCCTCGCTGCCCGTCATGATGGTCACGCTCGCGCCCACGGGCACCTCGGAGGCCATGACGATCGCGCGCTCCTCGGTCGCCTTGAGCGGCGCCCGGATCTTGTACTCCCCGCTCGACGTCAGCATGCCGAGCTCGTGCGTGATCATGAACGCGTCGCGGTTCGCCTCCGTGATCGGCTCGCCGATCCCCGCCGCGAACCGCTCGTAGGCGTCGAGCGCCGGGCGTCCGTCGATCTCGTGGATCACGTTGTCCGCGGCGCGCGTCACGATCATGCTCGGACACGCGGGCGAGAGGCCGTGACGCACGCCGATGCCGATCGGCGTCTTCGAGAACGCGTACACCACGACGATCGCGTCCGTGTAGTGCCGCTCGTCGAGGAAGACATCCGTCCGCGCGAACTTCGCGTCGTCCGCCGCGGCGCCGCCGACGACCTGCGCGAGCATGCTCGCGCTCGCGTGCACCGACTCCACGATGTCCTCGCCTTGCCCGGCGAGCCCGTCGCTCAGCACGATACACGTCGCGTGCGTGAAGCCCGCGGCGCGCGCGGCGCGGTGCTCCGCGGCGAACGATTTGAGCGCCTCGGTCGTCGCGCTCTGGCGCATGGCCTTGAGGCCGCGGCCGAAGCCCACGCGGAAGCGGATCACGTCGCTCTTGATCGCCATCACGGCGACCGAGCCGTGCCCCACGTGGGCGTGCGTGAACTCGCCCGCGGTCGAGCAGCCGACGAGGGGCACGGGGCCGATGATCTTGCGGATCGCGGGCAGGAGCTTGCCGTAGTCGTGGTTCGTCGACGCGAAGACGAAGACGATGTCCGCTTCCCCGCCGCCGAGCGTTCGCAGCGCCTCTTGCGCGGCCGCCGTCCCCGCGTCGGTCGAGGACGATTCGTTCGAGAAACCGACACCGGCCTTGGTCGTCATGCGCGCCTCCCGTCGATGCGACGAGAGCCACGGTGCCCGACCTCGGGCCCCTCCGTCAACCGCCCCCCGGACAGCCGCGCCGTGCGAGCCACGCC
Protein-coding sequences here:
- a CDS encoding FIST signal transduction protein; translated protein: MTTKAGVGFSNESSSTDAGTAAAQEALRTLGGGEADIVFVFASTNHDYGKLLPAIRKIIGPVPLVGCSTAGEFTHAHVGHGSVAVMAIKSDVIRFRVGFGRGLKAMRQSATTEALKSFAAEHRAARAAGFTHATCIVLSDGLAGQGEDIVESVHASASMLAQVVGGAAADDAKFARTDVFLDERHYTDAIVVVYAFSKTPIGIGVRHGLSPACPSMIVTRAADNVIHEIDGRPALDAYERFAAGIGEPITEANRDAFMITHELGMLTSSGEYKIRAPLKATEERAIVMASEVPVGASVTIMTGSEEKLVSAAEHAARSALANLAGGRPGAVLVFDCICRRIFLGEQYKRQVAAFRSVVGQDVPLIGWETYGEIALTPGQQSGWHNSTSVVAILPD